The DNA region ATGAGTTAGAGTGGAAGAAAAACAAGACAGGAGCCTAGATAAGTAAAGAATATGAGAAACGCATACCCCTTCATCCATCACAAAATCTTCAGACGGGGTGGTAGTAGATTCAGATCTGCATTTAGCATGGATAACGGGGCCTAACTGCGACCTGTCCATGCCTGCTGTTATTCCGTTAGGCGCGTTAAGGTATACAGCTCCTCTATACATCCACTCCTCCGTTTCATCACTGTAAAACTCATCAAAAGGCTCTCCACATAATGCACATGTATTTTGGTCCTCTTCAGCAGGAACCGCCAACTCTTCATCTTCTTTCTTTTCCTCAGTAGTCTCGGTTGGCAAAAACCCTGGAGCTGATTCAGCTCCCAATGCCTCTGCACCACTAAGCCACATCGTCTCACTCACAAACCACTTGCGAGAGGGTTTTTGCTTACGGTTTTTAGACATACGGTTCTTAGTCACATGCCAATCCATGTGACTGCTGTGCTCATCTTGGGATTTAAAACGGAGGCCACAAGTTGTGCATTGTCTAGGAAGATCACCATATAAGGCTTTGATTGCAGAATCGTGACGGACCTTCAGAATATCTGGATCAAACTCAATTCCAACAAAATCCTACaaatatataatttaatttaattacAAAATTGGTTTacattaaataaaaaatggaaGAAAAATGGGAATATAAAAATCGAACTTGGGATATATTTAGTTACTTGTGCAGGGGCTTGATTAGCCAACGAGATTACACCTTGGGCCATGAGTGAATTAATCAAATTAGAATATCCAACTGTGGGCTGTTGGCTTGAAACAAAAGGACTAGGATTGGGATGAGGCAGCATCTGGGATGGAGCATGTGGACCGGCTGGGGGTAAAGGCCGCAACGGTCCTCCCTGGAAATGAAAAGAGTTGTTTGCAGTTCTTTGGCCAGGCAAAGGGAATGGCATAACAGGTCGGGCATTTGACATGGGGGTACTTATAGCAGCACCATGTCCTTGCAAAGAGGGCCTATAACTAAATTGTGATGCTGCTGGATCCTGAGATGGAAAAAACTGTAACTGAGGTGCTTGTACAGGGTTTTGCGGATTAGATGAAATCAGACCAGCTAGCTGATTAGGTAACTGATACTGGTTTCTTTTACTGATGTCATTATTCTCAGCACCGGGCAACGATTGTTCATGGATCGGAAATGGTCTATTTAGACCATGACTCACAATGGTACTATTAGCATTTATTGATTCAAATGGATTCCTAACAGGATTCTTAAATGGAAATGTAGGATTTAAGCTGGGAGGACGAGGAGCAAGCGCATTTATAGAGTTCCTTATTTCAAAAGTTCCCGGCAAAACTGGTGGACGGTACTCCATATTAGACTTGAGACCATGAAACATCCTTGACACTGAAGAAGTTGCACTGCCTGGAAGAGTAACAGGCTTTTCTGAGGAAAAACCACTAGTTGGTTGCAGGAAACCATTGTTTCTACTATGGTCCATTAGTGTTGGACTCATATCTTCCCAATCAAATTCCTCCTCTTCAGTGTTCTGCCATGATGTTGTCACAACCTTATCCATGCCATTTCTATCCAGCCGCTCAACTAACAAAGGCTTACTGCCAGAAGTTTCTTGGCTTTTGTCACTACCATAGGCATCAATTAGAGCTCTTGGATTTTGGCGTGGTTGTCCGTTACTAAGACTGTACGTCACAGAAGTTGGAAATCTCTTTGGACCATCACCAGAAAACTGCTTTCGCGGCCAATCACGCAACTCTTCTTCTCTACCTAATCCTTTAACTAGTCTATAATCAACGGCGTGATGAGGAGATTCTCTCTCAACTGTCCTGCCAGCAGAATTGTCAACTACATATTCATCCATATATGTGGGCATATGCCTATCAAGTTCAACTCTTGATGGTGAAGAGGATTTGCCAACCCTATTTGGCACAAATTGATGAACCTTATTAGCTGCAAGGCCAAAGTTTCCATTTCCTACAGTTCCTGGTGAACCTAACCTTTCACCCACAACCTGACAGGATGAAACCAACACAATGTCAGAATGTATCCTGTAGTAGTTTGCAGGATCTCTCTGTTGCCAGAGAACACTAACAGATACAACAGAATCAATTTCTCATACAACAAAGTGCTAATTGGATACAAGGAAATAGAAGCATTTAATACGTTATCCATGACTTTCACTGCCTCAGCgaaaattaaaatatttaaatacAGAAGATTTTACAAACAAATTGCTGAGTGAGATCCAGAATATCTGCACAAAATTAAGATATTTTCCACAAAAAAGCCACATTGGGTTCTCTGGTTATATGTAACCAgtttcttttttttctttctgaaTACATGCAAATTAATGATGCTAAACACATCCTTATTAATATGAAAGCAAATGAGATGCTGTCCATCCACAATAGTTTATAAGAAGTACATATTTGAAAATAAAACTTACACTATCCATAATTGAAGTAGAGTGTTCCATTTGTCTTATGTATTTTGGGTTAACATGTATCCCATGAGTTGGCCGAGGAGATTCAGAAGCCCTGAGGGGATTAACACTTGATGGTTGATTATTAACTGCTGGAGAAAATTGCAATTGCACTTCAATCTTCCGTAAGACAGAGGGAGGGAAAACTTTTGACCAGGTACTAAAGAGATGTCGCATGGCAGAATGCAAACTTGGATTAACCTGTCTGTATGCCTCGCAGAAAACCTTGGTAGACAATAGAACTACGAGTTTTAATAACAGAATTAAATTATTTAGGAATTCAAATTATTAATATAACTTGAATTAACTTACTTCGGGTAGACGTAATGAGAAGTATCGAACATATTCCTGGCCAACATTCTTCACAACACTGTCCAAGAGATAGAGTGAAGGAAGCTTATGATCTGCAGACACCTGGAAAAAGATAGCTTCAAAAAATTGCAGAACCATACAAACAGCGAAGATTCGAATAATAGGAATACTTATACTGCACACTATCAACTAAATTACAAAATGAAATATAATACAGAAAAAGGGGTTATTCTCCTTGCACCAAACTCAATAGCACGTCAGTTACAACATTTTGCCTAAAGTGTTATGTTTTTTGAAGTTTCACTAAAATGCTTTAATACACATTTATTTACCAAATTCTTTAAACAATTCTACAAAGTTCCAATTTTCAGAAGAGAGATTAGTGACGATTAATCTCTAAGATGAAAAAATTGACACAGGATAGGTTAAGAATCAATACTTTAGTAAAAGACCCGGGATCATTTTTCCAACAAAGAATCAAACTTGAGATTTTCCATTGATATCGGCAAATAATGCCCATGCAAACATATCTAAGAAGAGGCATTAGTATCATAATTAAACAATTTAAAATTATTCCGCCTTTGAGAACGCCCATACCGACAAAGATAAAGTAAACATATGAGCAAGTTACTttgaatgcaaatgatgaaaaaACATTCTTTCCAAGGAAATACTAAAAGTGTAAGTAGCATAGTAAGATGATTGAAAATTGGCAATATAGGTATTGATGAAAATGATAGAAATTGGTGATGAGCCTTGGGATAGAACGTGAAACATTTATGAATATGTTATGTTATTCTGAAATGCCAAAGTGATGAAATCAATACACAGAATCAAGATATATAATAGATAGAATTCTCTTAAAATGACCCAACTGACACTAAGTTGACACCAACAACCCAACATATATAATCTTCGCAAATATACTACACTGTAAATAGTGCTACAAAATGACATAGGCATGCAATATATGTAAAGTAACATGGGTTATCAATAGTCTTATATGAATGGTGCAAGACAAGATACTCAACCTAATATTTACTCGTTAAGCATATGCTAATGTACCAAAATCGCTCATCTTAATTAAGAATTTATTTAACATTCAATTGCAGCCTTGCTCATTGATCAGTCTCAGTTCAATTCAAAATTACGACCAAGCTCAAACACTAGTAACTCAtcacaaacacacacacaaaatCAGAGATGAAAAACCATAAAGATTTAGAATACAGTATTACAACTAGAGCAGATGACATGCCTGCTTAAATCctttaaaaattaaataatattataGTATTCCCAACGTTGTCAAATTATCACCATGACAGCAGCACAGTGGTATGACATGGCGGATTTCGCGCCAGCCACAGTCAGAATGTTTATTATATCCACCATAGGCCATAAACCTCATTGTTATTATTATACGAAAAGTTTTGGACTGGCTGCCATAATCCGCCAACCGCGTTCGCGTTCGATAACACTTTGTAGACTCTTCAATTCTTATAAGCTCTTGAATTCATTTTTAAGTGCTCAAATGTGTGTTGGAGTATACTTACTTGAATCCTTAATTTTACCCTTTGTTATTGAAATGCCCAGAAGTTACTAATTGTTTTAACATGATTACAATTACATCAAAACCATTCCTTTAAATTTCCAATTCCCAAATAAACAAATGATTAATTGATTAAGAAAATTGTCAGAGTTCTGAAACCCAGCAAAGGGAATGAAAACAAAAATCAAAACTTTTTCCTATCTATAACGCCGCAATAAACATAAGCtcataaaattaaaaataaatgaataaaaaaacagaaaatagaTATCAATTGAAGTAGCGAGAATTGAAACAACGATAGCTTTTGATCGGAACAATGGTGTTGAGGTTTACAAGAGGGTAAAAAGGAAAAAATGAAAACCTCGAGAATACGAGCGCAAATAGCATAAGCGATTCCTCTAGCATGTTCCCTATGTTGTTCAGCAATGATTGTAAGATCAGTGATGATAGGTTTCACATTAGACGTGAGTTCAGCCAATAACGACTCGTAAATCTGAACAAT from Lathyrus oleraceus cultivar Zhongwan6 chromosome 1, CAAS_Psat_ZW6_1.0, whole genome shotgun sequence includes:
- the LOC127122430 gene encoding polyadenylation and cleavage factor homolog 4, whose translation is MSNENGQKPPPSILVGRFKALLKQREDDPRLRNSQPSTEEIVQIYESLLAELTSNVKPIITDLTIIAEQHREHARGIAYAICARILEVSADHKLPSLYLLDSVVKNVGQEYVRYFSLRLPEVFCEAYRQVNPSLHSAMRHLFSTWSKVFPPSVLRKIEVQLQFSPAVNNQPSSVNPLRASESPRPTHGIHVNPKYIRQMEHSTSIMDSVVGERLGSPGTVGNGNFGLAANKVHQFVPNRVGKSSSPSRVELDRHMPTYMDEYVVDNSAGRTVERESPHHAVDYRLVKGLGREEELRDWPRKQFSGDGPKRFPTSVTYSLSNGQPRQNPRALIDAYGSDKSQETSGSKPLLVERLDRNGMDKVVTTSWQNTEEEEFDWEDMSPTLMDHSRNNGFLQPTSGFSSEKPVTLPGSATSSVSRMFHGLKSNMEYRPPVLPGTFEIRNSINALAPRPPSLNPTFPFKNPVRNPFESINANSTIVSHGLNRPFPIHEQSLPGAENNDISKRNQYQLPNQLAGLISSNPQNPVQAPQLQFFPSQDPAASQFSYRPSLQGHGAAISTPMSNARPVMPFPLPGQRTANNSFHFQGGPLRPLPPAGPHAPSQMLPHPNPSPFVSSQQPTVGYSNLINSLMAQGVISLANQAPAQDFVGIEFDPDILKVRHDSAIKALYGDLPRQCTTCGLRFKSQDEHSSHMDWHVTKNRMSKNRKQKPSRKWFVSETMWLSGAEALGAESAPGFLPTETTEEKKEDEELAVPAEEDQNTCALCGEPFDEFYSDETEEWMYRGAVYLNAPNGITAGMDRSQLGPVIHAKCRSESTTTPSEDFVMDEGGTYEEGNERKRMRV